The sequence GGAACGTAATGTCGTTCAATGCATCACCTGGAGATAACGCTCGCCGAAGCTCGATTGCTTCTCCGCCATCTTGCCGAAATCCACCGGCTTGGCGCGTGCGTAGTCGGCGGCCGGCAGGAATTTGGCAGCCGTTTCCGGGCTCATCGCGCTGGCGCGGACCGGACGAAGATAAGCCTCCGCCCACAGCTTCTGGCCTTCGTCGGAGAGCACGAAATCGAGCACCTTCTTGCCGTTCGCTTCGTGCGGCGCGCCCTTCACGAGACTCATCACGTACGGCACCGAGATCGTGCCTTCCTTCGGAATCACGAACTCGACGTTCGCGTGATCCTTGTACTTGGCGCGGTAGGCGTCGAAGTCGTAGTCGAGCAGGATCGGAATTTCGCCGGACATCACGCGCGCGTAGGCGGTTTGCTTCGGCACGATCGGCGCGTTGGCCTTCAGCTTGCGGAACCAGTCGAGACCCGGTTCGAAGTTGTCGAGCGTGCCGCCGAGCGCCTGGTTCACCGCCACCGCGCCCGCATAGCCGACGAACGCGCTCGACGGATCGAGGTAGCCGATCATGCCTTTGTATTCAGGCTTGAGCAGGTCGGCCCACGAACGCGGCACCGGCTTGCCTTCGAGCGCGTCCTTATTGACGAAGAAGCCCAGCGTGCCCGAGTGGATCGCGAACCAGAAGCCTTGCGGGTCTTTCTCGTTGGCGGGAATGTCGTCCCAGTGCGCCGGCTTGTACGGCTGGATCACGCCCTTGTCCTTCGCCTGGAATGCCGACGACACGCCCAGGTAGACCACGTCGGCGACCGGGCTCTTCTGCTCGGCCATCAGTTGCGCGATCGACTGGCCGGAG is a genomic window of Paraburkholderia bryophila containing:
- a CDS encoding ABC transporter substrate-binding protein, which translates into the protein MSPQSRASLNSLKPLWSRLARTSTTALAAGALITAALGALAPQAAQADETAICYNCPPEWADWASQIKAIQQKTGIRVPFDNKNSGQSIAQLMAEQKSPVADVVYLGVSSAFQAKDKGVIQPYKPAHWDDIPANEKDPQGFWFAIHSGTLGFFVNKDALEGKPVPRSWADLLKPEYKGMIGYLDPSSAFVGYAGAVAVNQALGGTLDNFEPGLDWFRKLKANAPIVPKQTAYARVMSGEIPILLDYDFDAYRAKYKDHANVEFVIPKEGTISVPYVMSLVKGAPHEANGKKVLDFVLSDEGQKLWAEAYLRPVRASAMSPETAAKFLPAADYARAKPVDFGKMAEKQSSFGERYLQVMH